In Nicotiana tabacum cultivar K326 chromosome 2, ASM71507v2, whole genome shotgun sequence, the following proteins share a genomic window:
- the LOC107782113 gene encoding proteasome activator subunit 4 isoform X1, protein MHLYNAWLPPPVAEPTKGEKESFAKVVKFVKESYKSDDPDSVYATLKWVSVLDLFIKAKSELSLEDVKEVVEVGLELFRISENKLYAQVRWGNILVKVLNKYRKKLALEVQWRPLYDTLVHTHFTRNTGPEGWRIRQRHFETVTSLVRSCRRFFPPGSAFEIWSEFRSLLENPWHNSSFEGSGFVRLFLPTNRDNQDFFSHTWIATCLAHWDSVPNSQFWNSQWASVTARVIKNYSFIDWAHYLPDIFNKYLNMFEVPVANGRGSTPFSVDVPRNTRFLFSNRTITPSQAIAKSIVYLLKPGSSAQEHLEKLVNLLEQYYHPSNGGRWTYSLERFLFHLVNTFQKRLQHEQQRKDDGEQSEIFLGQSERVAFVISILKLIDRGQYSKNEHLSETVAAATSILSYVEPSMVLPFLSSRFRMALETMTATHQLKSAVTSVAYAGRSLLLTMSASSMALDIVDRSDSLVDLMMISLSNALLGMDANDPPKTLATMQLIGSLFSNMAILEETMDQSSLMPGFHFSEWLDEFLYRLFSLLQNLEANSVVNEGLHSPATSGTFLVEDGPFYFCMLEILLGRLSESLYKKALKKISKFVTTNILPGAIAEVGLLCCACVHSNPNEAVSQLIKPLLESVISALKGTPVTGFGGRGAFRTSESSKAKPTVSPALETAIEYHLKVLSIAISYGGPSLLHYKDQFKEAIFDAFDSPSWKVNGAGDHVLRSLLGNLVLYYPIDQYKCVLHHAAAPALEEWISTKDFTDDKPCLSPTWHVPCAEEVHFANELLKLHLDSALDDLLKICKSRIHSDPGIEKEHLKVTLLRIDSSLQGVLSCLPDFRPSCRNGMAEEQSDIPFLIAGATGSCVGTMELRAKAADVIHATCQYLLQEKSDDSILLLLLIRIIDSLGNYGSSEYDEWSNHRQSWKLESAAIIEPPVNFIVSSHSKGKRRPRWAIIDKAYMHSTWRASQSSYHVFRLSANVSPPELIIHLMDDLLNLSLHSYETVRGLAGKSLLKMMKRWPSTISKCVLSLSQNLKNPSSPEYTVLGSCAVLATQTVLKCLTTDLKTLSSFLLGILSSSHHETLKAQKAINELFVKYNIHFSGVSRNMFKVSGNSEGTDFTVLVSEIGSLSFESSNLHWRYNLMANRVLLLLSMASRNDPKSSSKILSETAGHFLQSLKSQLPQTRILAISALNTLLKESPYKLSEDRPICSTNRQDKSKSSLEEALSNIFKEKGFFSETLNSLSHVHIIDTDSASSKGNHGTSSFQSVADKSITRFYFEFSSSWPRTPNWISLFGNDTFYSSFARIFKRLIQECGVPVILALKDALEDYINAKERTKQCVAAEAVAGVLHSDVYGISEAWDSWLMAHLQTIIQAPTVESIPEWAACIRYAVTGKGKHGTKVPVLRQKVMDCLMNPLPETVSTTVVAKRYMFLSAALIEVSPPKMPVAELELHYKLLEELLGSMSHSSPQVRESVGVTLSVLCSNIRLQVSHNQVHPQEVGTSNVHRKVEAGNWDHYLVERASELVVKIQSFSQSDTLDVQTDRISDSGVSSEQSHDDVKWMETLFHFIISSLKSGRSSVLLDVVVGLLYPVISLQVSKETSNKDLSTLAKAAFELLKWRVFLEPHLKKVILTILSLANDANWRTRSTTLTYLRSFMYRHTFILSKVDKEQIWRTVEKLLTDNQVEVREHAAAVLAGLMKGGDEDLAQDFRHRAYVEASIIQKKRKQRSMRSGLSAASLHGRILALAACVLSVPYDIPSWLPEHVTLLAQFVSEPSPLKSTVTKAVAEFRRTHADTWNVQKDSFTEEQLEVLADTSSSSSYFA, encoded by the exons ATGCACTTGTACAACGCCTGGCTGCCTCCCCCGGTAGCAGAACCGACAAAGGGGGAGAAAGAATCGTTTGCCAAAGTAGTGAAATTCGTTAAAGAATCATACAAGTCGGATGATCCCGATTCGGTTTACGCCACTCTTAAATGGGTTTCCGTTCTTGACCT CTTCATAAAGGCAAAAAGTGAACTATCTCTGGAGGATGTTaaagaagtagttgaagttggATTGGAATTGTTTCGTATATCAGAAAATAAACTTTATGCTCAG GTTAGATGGGGAAATATCTTGGTAAAGGTACTGAATAAATACCGGAAAAAGTTGGCTTTGGAAGTTCAATGGCGCCCTTTATATGATACTCTGGTTCATACACACTTCACAAG GAATACGGGCCCAGAAGGGTGGAGAATAAGACAACGACATTTTGAGACCGTTACTTCGCTTGTTCGATCCTGCCGGAGGTTTTTCCCTCCAGGTTCTGCATTTGAGATATGGTCTGAGTTCAG ATCTTTGCTTGAAAATCCATGGCATAACTCATCCTTTGAAGGTTCTGGTTTTGTAAGATTGTTCCTTCCTACCAATAGAGACAACCAGGATTTCTTTTCTCA CACATGGATTGCTACGTGTTTAGCCCACTGGGATTCAGTACCAAATTCCCAGTTTTGGAACAGCCAGTGGGCCTCTGTTACAGCTCGTGTGATAAAGAACTATAGCTTCATTGACTGGGCACATTACTTACCTGATATTTTCAATAAGTACTTGAATATGTTTGAG GTTCCCGTTGCAAATGGCAGGGGATCTACTCCATTCTCTGTGGATGTTCCCAGAAACACAAGATTCTTGTTCTCAAATAGAACAATCACTCCATCACAAGCCATTGCGAAATCAATA GTTTATCTACTAAAACCTGGTAGTTCTGCGCAAGAGCATTTGGAGAAATTGGTCAACCTCCTGGAACA gTATTACCATCCTTCTAATGGTGGTCGCTGGACTTATTCCCTAGAGCGATTCTTGTTCCACTTGGTAAATACATTTCAGAAGCGCTTGCAGCATGAGCAACA GAGAAAAGATGATGGCGAGCAGTCTGAAATCTTCCTAGGGCAATCAGAGAGGGTTGCTTTTGTGATTTCTATTCTCAAGCTAATTGATCGTGGACAGTATAGCAAAAATGAACATCTTTCTGAAACAGTTGCAGCTGCCACTTCTATCCTTTCATATGTTGAACCATCTATGGTTCTTCCCTTTCTATCATCTCGCTTTCGTATGGCCTTAGAGACG ATGACAGCCACTCACCAGTTGAAAAGTGCTGTGACGTCTGTAGCATATGCTGGTCGATCTCTTCTCCTGACTATGTCAGCTTCATCCATGGCTTTGGACATTGTTGATCGTTCTGATTCACTTGTTGACCTGATGATGATTTCCTTGTCTAATGCATTACTTGGGATGGATGCCAATGACCCACCTAAAACCTTAGCAACAATGCAACTAATTGGCTCCTTATTCTCCAAC ATGGCTATACTGGAAGAGACTATGGACCAGTCCTCACTCATGCCAGGATTTCACTTTTCAGAATGGCTTGACGAGTTCTTGTACCGCTTATTTTCGTTACTTCAAAACTTGGAAGCTAACAGTGTTGT GAATGAGGGTCTTCATTCAccagcaacttcaggaactttcCTGGTAGAAGATGGTCCATTTTATTTTTGCATGCTGGAAATCCTGCTTGGGAGGCTTTCAGAATCACTATACAAGAAG GCTCTTAAAAAAATTTCCAAGTTTGTCACAACAAATATTCTTCCTGGGGCAATTGCAGAGGTTGGATTGCTATGCTGTGCCTGTGTTCACTCTAACCCCAATGAGGCAGTTTCTCAGCTTATCAAACCACTGTTGGAGTCTGTTATATCAGCCTTAAAAGGAACACCTGTTACAGGATTTGGTGGAAGAGGAGCTTTTAGAACTTCTGAATCTAGCAAG GCTAAACCAACGGTGTCTCCTGCTCTTGAAACTGCAATTGAATATCATTTGAAAGTTCTATCAATTGCAATTAGTTATGGAGGTCCATCACTTCTTCATTACAAAGACCAATTCAAGGAAGCTATTTTTGATGCCTTTGATTCACCATCTTGGAAG GTTAATGGTGCTGGTGACCATGTTCTCCGATCTCTCCTTGGAAATCTTGTTCTTTATTATCCCATCGATCAGTACAA GTGTGTTTTGCACCATGCTGCTGCCCCTGCACTGGAGGAATGGATCAGCACAAAAGATTTTACTGATGATAAACCCTGTTTATCCCCTACGTGGCATGTCCCTTGCGCTGAAGAAGTTCATTTTGCAAATGAACTCTTGAAGCTGCATCTTGATTCTGCTTTAGATGACCTTTTGAAGATATGCAAATCCAGAATCCATTCTGATCCAG GTATAGAGAAAGAACACTTGAAGGTGACCCTTTTGCGTATTGATTCGTCACTTCAAGGTGTTTTATCATGTCTACCTGATTTCAGGCCATCCTGTAGGAACGGGATGGCTGAAGAGCAATCTGACATTCCTTTTCTAATTGCTGGAGCAACTGGTTCATGTGTTGGCACTATGGAACTACGAGCAAAGGCTGCTGATGTTATTCATGCAACCTGCCA ATACTTGCTGCAGGAAAAATCAGATGATAGCATTCTGTTGCTGCTTCTGATTCGTATAATTGATTCCTTGGGGAACTACG GAAGTTCAGAATATGATGAGTGGTCAAATCACAGGCAGTCCTGGAAACTAGAATCTGCTGCCATAATAGAACCTCCAGTTAATTTTATTGTGTCATCTCATTCGAAAGGGAAACGAAG GCCTCGGTGGGCAATTATTGACAAAGCATACATGCATAGTACTTGGAGAGCCTCACAGTCATCATATCATGTCTTCCGGCTGAGTGCGAATGTATCTCCTCCAGAGCTTATCATTCATTTGATGGATGATCTTCTTAATCTCTCTTTGCATAGTTATGAAACAGTCCGTGG ACTTGCTGGAAAATCTCTTTTGAAGATGATGAAAAGATGGCCCTCTACAATCTCAAAATGTGTTCTCAGTCTCAGTCAGAACTTGAAGAATCCTAGCTCACCAGAATATACAGTCTTAGGTTCCTGTGCAGTCCTTGCAACACAAACTGTTCTCAAATGTTTAACAACG GATTTGAAGACACTTTCTTCTTTCCTGCTTGGAATTCTGTCAAG CTCCCATCATGAAACACTAAAAGCTCAGAAAGCCATCAACGAG CTTTTTGTCAAGTACAATATCCATTTTTCTGGTGTATCCAGAAACATGTTTAAGGTATCAGGCAATTCAGAAGGAACAGATTTCACAGTCTTGGTTTCTGAGATAGGTTCTCTGAGTTTTGAGAGTTCCAACTTGCATTGGCG GTACAATCTGATGGCTAACCGAGTACTGCTGCTGTTGTCTATGGCTTCCAGAAATGACCCTAAATCGTCCTCCAAAATTCTGAGCGAAACTGCTG GTCACTTCTTACAGAGTTTAAAAAGCCAACTACCGCAGACGAGAATTTTGGCGATCTCAGCTCTAAATACTTTGCTGAAGGAATCACCTTACAAGCTCTCTGAAGACCGGCCCATTTGCTCTACTAACAGGCAGGATAAATCCAAGTCTTCTCTTGAAGAAGCTTTAAGTAACATATTCAAGGAAAAGGGTTTTTTTAGCGAAACCCTGAATAGTCTTTCTCATGTTCATATTATTGACACCGATAGTGCATCTTCTAAAGGAAATCATGGAACCTCTTCGTTTCAGAGTGTGGCCGACAAATCCATCACCcgtttttattttgaattttcttcatcatggcctcgtactcccAATTGGATATCTTTGTTTGGAAATGACACTTTTTACTCTAGCTTTGCACGAATTTTTAAACGTCTAATCCAAGAATGTGGTGTTCCTGTTATACTGGCACTAAAAGATGCATTAGAGGACTACATAAATGCAAAGGAGAGGACAAAGCAGTGTGTTGCTGCTGAGGCAGTGGCAGGTGTGCTACATTCTGATGTTTACGGTATTTCAGAAGCATGGGATAGCTGGCTGATGGCACATCTTCAGACTATTATTCAAGCACCAACGGTTGAGTCCATACCGGAGTGGGCAGCTTGTATTCGTTATGCAGTTACTGGAAAAGGAAAACATGGAACAAAAGTTCCAGTTTTGAGACAAAAGGTCATGGACTGTTTAATGAACCCCTTGCCTGAAACTGTTAGTACTACTGTAGTTGCCAAGAGATACATGTTCCTTTCAGCTGCATTGATAGAAGTTTCCCCACCAAAAATGCCAGTTGCTGAACTAGAGCTTCACTATAAGCTTCTTGAAGAATTGCTTGGCAGTATGAGCCATTCATCTCCACAA GTGAGAGAATCTGTTGGTGTCACCCTCTCTGTTTTGTGCTCAAACATTCGGCTTCAGGTGTCCCATAATCAAGTTCATCCACAAGAAGTAGGGACAAGTAATGTGCACAGGAAAGTAGAAGCAGGGAATTGGGATCATTATCTAGTAGAACGAGCGTCTGAGCTTGTGGTGAAGATCCAAAGTTTTAGCCAGTCAGACACTCTTGATGTCCAAACGGACAGAATTTCTGACAGTGGAGTATCAAGCGAACAGTCTCATGATGATGTTAAATGGATGGAGACG CTATTTCATTTCATTATCTCATCTCTGAAGTCTGGAAGATCCTCGGTTCTGCTGGATGTTGTTGTTGGTCTTTTGTATCCCGTAATATCACTACAAGTAAGTAAG GAGACATCAAACAAAGATTTGTCGACCCTGGCCAAAGCAGCTTTTGAATTGCTAAAGTGGAGAGTTTTCTTGGAGCCCCATTTAAAGAAAGTTATACTCACGATTCTTTCTTTAGCCAATGATGCCAATTGGCGCACAAGATCTACAACTCTGACTTATTTGCGGAGTTTCATGTATAG GCACACTTTCATCCTCTCTAAGGTGGACAAAGAACAGATTTGGCGAACTGTCGAGAAGCTACTCACAGATAATCAAGTTGAG GTGAGAGAGCATGCAGCAGCAGTTTTGGCTGGGCTAATGAAGGGTGGGGATGAAGATTTGGCCCAGGATTTTCGTCATAGAGCTTATGTAGAAGCAAGTATCATTCAGAAGAAGAGGAAACAAag AAGCATGCGTTCTGGACTATCCGCAGCATCCCTACATGGACGGATACTTGCTTTGGCGGCTTGTGTGCTATCAGTTCCTTATGATATTCCCAG TTGGTTGCCAGAACACGTTACATTATTGGCTCAATTTGTATCTGAACCATCACCTTTAAAATCTACCGTGACAAAAGCTGTGGCAGAGTTTCGGCGCACTCATGCGGACACATGGAATGTTCAGAAAGATTCTTTTACTGAAGAACAACTTGAG GTTCTGGCTGATACATCATCGTCCTCATCATACTTTGCCTGA
- the LOC107782113 gene encoding proteasome activator subunit 4 isoform X2, which translates to MHLYNAWLPPPVAEPTKGEKESFAKVVKFVKESYKSDDPDSVYATLKWVSVLDLFIKAKSELSLEDVKEVVEVGLELFRISENKLYAQVRWGNILVKVLNKYRKKLALEVQWRPLYDTLVHTHFTRNTGPEGWRIRQRHFETVTSLVRSCRRFFPPGSAFEIWSEFRSLLENPWHNSSFEGSGFVRLFLPTNRDNQDFFSHTWIATCLAHWDSVPNSQFWNSQWASVTARVIKNYSFIDWAHYLPDIFNKYLNMFEVPVANGRGSTPFSVDVPRNTRFLFSNRTITPSQAIAKSIVYLLKPGSSAQEHLEKLVNLLEQYYHPSNGGRWTYSLERFLFHLVNTFQKRLQHEQQRKDDGEQSEIFLGQSERVAFVISILKLIDRGQYSKNEHLSETVAAATSILSYVEPSMVLPFLSSRFRMALETMTATHQLKSAVTSVAYAGRSLLLTMSASSMALDIVDRSDSLVDLMMISLSNALLGMDANDPPKTLATMQLIGSLFSNMAILEETMDQSSLMPGFHFSEWLDEFLYRLFSLLQNLEANSVVNEGLHSPATSGTFLVEDGPFYFCMLEILLGRLSESLYKKALKKISKFVTTNILPGAIAEVGLLCCACVHSNPNEAVSQLIKPLLESVISALKGTPVTGFGGRGAFRTSESSKAKPTVSPALETAIEYHLKVLSIAISYGGPSLLHYKDQFKEAIFDAFDSPSWKVNGAGDHVLRSLLGNLVLYYPIDQYKCVLHHAAAPALEEWISTKDFTDDKPCLSPTWHVPCAEEVHFANELLKLHLDSALDDLLKICKSRIHSDPGIEKEHLKVTLLRIDSSLQGVLSCLPDFRPSCRNGMAEEQSDIPFLIAGATGSCVGTMELRAKAADVIHATCQYLLQEKSDDSILLLLLIRIIDSLGNYGSSEYDEWSNHRQSWKLESAAIIEPPVNFIVSSHSKGKRRPRWAIIDKAYMHSTWRASQSSYHVFRLSANVSPPELIIHLMDDLLNLSLHSYETVRGLAGKSLLKMMKRWPSTISKCVLSLSQNLKNPSSPEYTVLGSCAVLATQTVLKCLTTDLKTLSSFLLGILSSSHHETLKAQKAINELFVKYNIHFSGVSRNMFKVSGNSEGTDFTVLVSEIGSLSFESSNLHWRYNLMANRVLLLLSMASRNDPKSSSKILSETAGHFLQSLKSQLPQTRILAISALNTLLKESPYKLSEDRPICSTNRQDKSKSSLEEALSNIFKEKGFFSETLNSLSHVHIIDTDSASSKGNHGTSSFQSVADKSITRFYFEFSSSWPRTPNWISLFGNDTFYSSFARIFKRLIQECGVPVILALKDALEDYINAKERTKQCVAAEAVAGVLHSDVYGISEAWDSWLMAHLQTIIQAPTVESIPEWAACIRYAVTGKGKHGTKVPVLRQKVMDCLMNPLPETVSTTVVAKRYMFLSAALIEVSPPKMPVAELELHYKLLEELLGSMSHSSPQVRESVGVTLSVLCSNIRLQVSHNQVHPQEVGTSNVHRKVEAGNWDHYLVERASELVVKIQSFSQSDTLDVQTDRISDSGVSSEQSHDDVKWMETLFHFIISSLKSGRSSVLLDVVVGLLYPVISLQETSNKDLSTLAKAAFELLKWRVFLEPHLKKVILTILSLANDANWRTRSTTLTYLRSFMYRHTFILSKVDKEQIWRTVEKLLTDNQVEVREHAAAVLAGLMKGGDEDLAQDFRHRAYVEASIIQKKRKQRSMRSGLSAASLHGRILALAACVLSVPYDIPSWLPEHVTLLAQFVSEPSPLKSTVTKAVAEFRRTHADTWNVQKDSFTEEQLEVLADTSSSSSYFA; encoded by the exons ATGCACTTGTACAACGCCTGGCTGCCTCCCCCGGTAGCAGAACCGACAAAGGGGGAGAAAGAATCGTTTGCCAAAGTAGTGAAATTCGTTAAAGAATCATACAAGTCGGATGATCCCGATTCGGTTTACGCCACTCTTAAATGGGTTTCCGTTCTTGACCT CTTCATAAAGGCAAAAAGTGAACTATCTCTGGAGGATGTTaaagaagtagttgaagttggATTGGAATTGTTTCGTATATCAGAAAATAAACTTTATGCTCAG GTTAGATGGGGAAATATCTTGGTAAAGGTACTGAATAAATACCGGAAAAAGTTGGCTTTGGAAGTTCAATGGCGCCCTTTATATGATACTCTGGTTCATACACACTTCACAAG GAATACGGGCCCAGAAGGGTGGAGAATAAGACAACGACATTTTGAGACCGTTACTTCGCTTGTTCGATCCTGCCGGAGGTTTTTCCCTCCAGGTTCTGCATTTGAGATATGGTCTGAGTTCAG ATCTTTGCTTGAAAATCCATGGCATAACTCATCCTTTGAAGGTTCTGGTTTTGTAAGATTGTTCCTTCCTACCAATAGAGACAACCAGGATTTCTTTTCTCA CACATGGATTGCTACGTGTTTAGCCCACTGGGATTCAGTACCAAATTCCCAGTTTTGGAACAGCCAGTGGGCCTCTGTTACAGCTCGTGTGATAAAGAACTATAGCTTCATTGACTGGGCACATTACTTACCTGATATTTTCAATAAGTACTTGAATATGTTTGAG GTTCCCGTTGCAAATGGCAGGGGATCTACTCCATTCTCTGTGGATGTTCCCAGAAACACAAGATTCTTGTTCTCAAATAGAACAATCACTCCATCACAAGCCATTGCGAAATCAATA GTTTATCTACTAAAACCTGGTAGTTCTGCGCAAGAGCATTTGGAGAAATTGGTCAACCTCCTGGAACA gTATTACCATCCTTCTAATGGTGGTCGCTGGACTTATTCCCTAGAGCGATTCTTGTTCCACTTGGTAAATACATTTCAGAAGCGCTTGCAGCATGAGCAACA GAGAAAAGATGATGGCGAGCAGTCTGAAATCTTCCTAGGGCAATCAGAGAGGGTTGCTTTTGTGATTTCTATTCTCAAGCTAATTGATCGTGGACAGTATAGCAAAAATGAACATCTTTCTGAAACAGTTGCAGCTGCCACTTCTATCCTTTCATATGTTGAACCATCTATGGTTCTTCCCTTTCTATCATCTCGCTTTCGTATGGCCTTAGAGACG ATGACAGCCACTCACCAGTTGAAAAGTGCTGTGACGTCTGTAGCATATGCTGGTCGATCTCTTCTCCTGACTATGTCAGCTTCATCCATGGCTTTGGACATTGTTGATCGTTCTGATTCACTTGTTGACCTGATGATGATTTCCTTGTCTAATGCATTACTTGGGATGGATGCCAATGACCCACCTAAAACCTTAGCAACAATGCAACTAATTGGCTCCTTATTCTCCAAC ATGGCTATACTGGAAGAGACTATGGACCAGTCCTCACTCATGCCAGGATTTCACTTTTCAGAATGGCTTGACGAGTTCTTGTACCGCTTATTTTCGTTACTTCAAAACTTGGAAGCTAACAGTGTTGT GAATGAGGGTCTTCATTCAccagcaacttcaggaactttcCTGGTAGAAGATGGTCCATTTTATTTTTGCATGCTGGAAATCCTGCTTGGGAGGCTTTCAGAATCACTATACAAGAAG GCTCTTAAAAAAATTTCCAAGTTTGTCACAACAAATATTCTTCCTGGGGCAATTGCAGAGGTTGGATTGCTATGCTGTGCCTGTGTTCACTCTAACCCCAATGAGGCAGTTTCTCAGCTTATCAAACCACTGTTGGAGTCTGTTATATCAGCCTTAAAAGGAACACCTGTTACAGGATTTGGTGGAAGAGGAGCTTTTAGAACTTCTGAATCTAGCAAG GCTAAACCAACGGTGTCTCCTGCTCTTGAAACTGCAATTGAATATCATTTGAAAGTTCTATCAATTGCAATTAGTTATGGAGGTCCATCACTTCTTCATTACAAAGACCAATTCAAGGAAGCTATTTTTGATGCCTTTGATTCACCATCTTGGAAG GTTAATGGTGCTGGTGACCATGTTCTCCGATCTCTCCTTGGAAATCTTGTTCTTTATTATCCCATCGATCAGTACAA GTGTGTTTTGCACCATGCTGCTGCCCCTGCACTGGAGGAATGGATCAGCACAAAAGATTTTACTGATGATAAACCCTGTTTATCCCCTACGTGGCATGTCCCTTGCGCTGAAGAAGTTCATTTTGCAAATGAACTCTTGAAGCTGCATCTTGATTCTGCTTTAGATGACCTTTTGAAGATATGCAAATCCAGAATCCATTCTGATCCAG GTATAGAGAAAGAACACTTGAAGGTGACCCTTTTGCGTATTGATTCGTCACTTCAAGGTGTTTTATCATGTCTACCTGATTTCAGGCCATCCTGTAGGAACGGGATGGCTGAAGAGCAATCTGACATTCCTTTTCTAATTGCTGGAGCAACTGGTTCATGTGTTGGCACTATGGAACTACGAGCAAAGGCTGCTGATGTTATTCATGCAACCTGCCA ATACTTGCTGCAGGAAAAATCAGATGATAGCATTCTGTTGCTGCTTCTGATTCGTATAATTGATTCCTTGGGGAACTACG GAAGTTCAGAATATGATGAGTGGTCAAATCACAGGCAGTCCTGGAAACTAGAATCTGCTGCCATAATAGAACCTCCAGTTAATTTTATTGTGTCATCTCATTCGAAAGGGAAACGAAG GCCTCGGTGGGCAATTATTGACAAAGCATACATGCATAGTACTTGGAGAGCCTCACAGTCATCATATCATGTCTTCCGGCTGAGTGCGAATGTATCTCCTCCAGAGCTTATCATTCATTTGATGGATGATCTTCTTAATCTCTCTTTGCATAGTTATGAAACAGTCCGTGG ACTTGCTGGAAAATCTCTTTTGAAGATGATGAAAAGATGGCCCTCTACAATCTCAAAATGTGTTCTCAGTCTCAGTCAGAACTTGAAGAATCCTAGCTCACCAGAATATACAGTCTTAGGTTCCTGTGCAGTCCTTGCAACACAAACTGTTCTCAAATGTTTAACAACG GATTTGAAGACACTTTCTTCTTTCCTGCTTGGAATTCTGTCAAG CTCCCATCATGAAACACTAAAAGCTCAGAAAGCCATCAACGAG CTTTTTGTCAAGTACAATATCCATTTTTCTGGTGTATCCAGAAACATGTTTAAGGTATCAGGCAATTCAGAAGGAACAGATTTCACAGTCTTGGTTTCTGAGATAGGTTCTCTGAGTTTTGAGAGTTCCAACTTGCATTGGCG GTACAATCTGATGGCTAACCGAGTACTGCTGCTGTTGTCTATGGCTTCCAGAAATGACCCTAAATCGTCCTCCAAAATTCTGAGCGAAACTGCTG GTCACTTCTTACAGAGTTTAAAAAGCCAACTACCGCAGACGAGAATTTTGGCGATCTCAGCTCTAAATACTTTGCTGAAGGAATCACCTTACAAGCTCTCTGAAGACCGGCCCATTTGCTCTACTAACAGGCAGGATAAATCCAAGTCTTCTCTTGAAGAAGCTTTAAGTAACATATTCAAGGAAAAGGGTTTTTTTAGCGAAACCCTGAATAGTCTTTCTCATGTTCATATTATTGACACCGATAGTGCATCTTCTAAAGGAAATCATGGAACCTCTTCGTTTCAGAGTGTGGCCGACAAATCCATCACCcgtttttattttgaattttcttcatcatggcctcgtactcccAATTGGATATCTTTGTTTGGAAATGACACTTTTTACTCTAGCTTTGCACGAATTTTTAAACGTCTAATCCAAGAATGTGGTGTTCCTGTTATACTGGCACTAAAAGATGCATTAGAGGACTACATAAATGCAAAGGAGAGGACAAAGCAGTGTGTTGCTGCTGAGGCAGTGGCAGGTGTGCTACATTCTGATGTTTACGGTATTTCAGAAGCATGGGATAGCTGGCTGATGGCACATCTTCAGACTATTATTCAAGCACCAACGGTTGAGTCCATACCGGAGTGGGCAGCTTGTATTCGTTATGCAGTTACTGGAAAAGGAAAACATGGAACAAAAGTTCCAGTTTTGAGACAAAAGGTCATGGACTGTTTAATGAACCCCTTGCCTGAAACTGTTAGTACTACTGTAGTTGCCAAGAGATACATGTTCCTTTCAGCTGCATTGATAGAAGTTTCCCCACCAAAAATGCCAGTTGCTGAACTAGAGCTTCACTATAAGCTTCTTGAAGAATTGCTTGGCAGTATGAGCCATTCATCTCCACAA GTGAGAGAATCTGTTGGTGTCACCCTCTCTGTTTTGTGCTCAAACATTCGGCTTCAGGTGTCCCATAATCAAGTTCATCCACAAGAAGTAGGGACAAGTAATGTGCACAGGAAAGTAGAAGCAGGGAATTGGGATCATTATCTAGTAGAACGAGCGTCTGAGCTTGTGGTGAAGATCCAAAGTTTTAGCCAGTCAGACACTCTTGATGTCCAAACGGACAGAATTTCTGACAGTGGAGTATCAAGCGAACAGTCTCATGATGATGTTAAATGGATGGAGACG CTATTTCATTTCATTATCTCATCTCTGAAGTCTGGAAGATCCTCGGTTCTGCTGGATGTTGTTGTTGGTCTTTTGTATCCCGTAATATCACTACAA GAGACATCAAACAAAGATTTGTCGACCCTGGCCAAAGCAGCTTTTGAATTGCTAAAGTGGAGAGTTTTCTTGGAGCCCCATTTAAAGAAAGTTATACTCACGATTCTTTCTTTAGCCAATGATGCCAATTGGCGCACAAGATCTACAACTCTGACTTATTTGCGGAGTTTCATGTATAG GCACACTTTCATCCTCTCTAAGGTGGACAAAGAACAGATTTGGCGAACTGTCGAGAAGCTACTCACAGATAATCAAGTTGAG GTGAGAGAGCATGCAGCAGCAGTTTTGGCTGGGCTAATGAAGGGTGGGGATGAAGATTTGGCCCAGGATTTTCGTCATAGAGCTTATGTAGAAGCAAGTATCATTCAGAAGAAGAGGAAACAAag AAGCATGCGTTCTGGACTATCCGCAGCATCCCTACATGGACGGATACTTGCTTTGGCGGCTTGTGTGCTATCAGTTCCTTATGATATTCCCAG TTGGTTGCCAGAACACGTTACATTATTGGCTCAATTTGTATCTGAACCATCACCTTTAAAATCTACCGTGACAAAAGCTGTGGCAGAGTTTCGGCGCACTCATGCGGACACATGGAATGTTCAGAAAGATTCTTTTACTGAAGAACAACTTGAG GTTCTGGCTGATACATCATCGTCCTCATCATACTTTGCCTGA